In a genomic window of Aggregatimonas sangjinii:
- the panC gene encoding pantoate--beta-alanine ligase yields MLLFKTAAALKSHLSSLDQKARLGLVPTMGALHRGHAALVERAFRENDFVVVSIFVNPTQFDNENDLNNYPQTLEPDMELLKEISKDIMIFAPTVAEIYSNKVAAKTYDFEGLDRVMEGAFRSDHFNGVGTIVETLLRMVAPDKAYFGEKDFQQLQIVKNLVASQQLPVTIVGCPIVRESSGLALSSRNERLSKTLRKEASFIYKTLVTAKKKFGTKSAKEIMQWVSEQFKAHPLLELEYIEIADSETLTPILKKQQNRKYRAFVAVYAEDVRLIDNIALN; encoded by the coding sequence ATGTTACTATTCAAGACCGCCGCCGCATTAAAATCACACTTATCTTCTTTAGATCAAAAAGCCCGGCTCGGATTGGTACCCACCATGGGAGCCCTGCATCGAGGTCATGCGGCTTTGGTCGAAAGGGCATTTCGGGAAAATGACTTCGTGGTCGTAAGTATTTTCGTGAATCCCACCCAGTTCGATAACGAAAACGATCTAAACAATTATCCTCAAACCTTGGAGCCCGATATGGAGCTCTTAAAGGAGATTTCGAAAGATATCATGATCTTCGCCCCCACGGTAGCCGAAATCTACAGCAATAAAGTGGCCGCTAAAACATATGATTTCGAAGGCCTTGACCGCGTAATGGAAGGTGCCTTTCGCAGCGATCACTTCAACGGGGTTGGCACTATTGTAGAAACATTATTACGTATGGTGGCGCCCGACAAGGCCTACTTTGGTGAGAAAGACTTTCAGCAGCTGCAAATCGTTAAAAATTTAGTAGCCTCGCAACAACTACCGGTGACCATTGTAGGCTGCCCAATTGTCAGGGAATCAAGCGGATTGGCTTTGAGCTCCCGAAATGAGCGCCTCTCGAAAACGTTGCGGAAAGAGGCTTCCTTTATTTACAAAACCCTGGTAACTGCCAAGAAAAAGTTTGGCACGAAAAGTGCAAAAGAAATTATGCAATGGGTTAGCGAACAATTTAAAGCGCACCCTTTGCTGGAATTGGAGTATATCGAGATTGCCGATTCGGAAACCTTGACGCCGATTCTAAAAAAACAACAGAACAGAAAATATAGGGCCTTTGTAGCCGTTTATGCTGAAGATGTTCGCCTTATAGATAACATCGCCTTAAACTAA
- a CDS encoding DUF4270 family protein, whose translation MIFLNRLKWPTLAGLMVLISLVACENDPTTIGAGIIGNEPFTTARAEFDVFAFNKKIEAVQTNRLPLYQLGIYNDPLYGQTEARITSQLRLSSFNPTFGSFSQTVEDNLDGSTPTQALGDEGENETVTEVILYIPYLTQSDAQRDSDGDGVDDVFDTAPDDPTNDSDGDGVGNSRETANGTDPLDASSFEVTATMPANTFPQQFDLDSIYGNRDNNFTLKVERSTYFLRDLDPNTSFQESQEYFSTQRFSPSFVSDVLFEGEVAISDEEMLVFEEEDPDTEELESLQVATRIAPGIRVALDTDFFQENFIDKEGSSELLSQGNFTEFLRGIHLSVNADTGEEMLLLLNLQQANITVTYTYNRVDTNDTPTDVSDDEIIMDEGSYVLNLVQGQGGNAVNTFINEAFPPQVQNQLDNTENASRIYLKGGAGSYAEIRLFDNDDDGFSEAINQIKANNWIVNEANLVFYVDRTTLDNAGAAPTGDDQPSREPERLYLYNTETGFPLINFATEQSVEESLFGTFLNYDGIVQRNAEGKSERYSIKITDHINNLVVRDSANVTLGLTMTGDAGFIGIANAMVAEGLEKQLPIISTLSPAGTVLFGSGEEVPDETKKLKLEIFYTEAN comes from the coding sequence ATGATTTTTTTGAATAGATTGAAGTGGCCGACCCTGGCGGGTTTAATGGTCTTGATATCCCTTGTCGCTTGCGAGAATGATCCGACGACCATCGGTGCGGGAATCATCGGAAATGAGCCATTTACTACGGCTAGAGCCGAATTTGATGTTTTCGCCTTCAACAAAAAGATAGAGGCTGTTCAAACAAACAGATTGCCGCTGTATCAATTGGGCATATACAACGATCCCCTTTATGGGCAGACCGAAGCTAGAATTACAAGCCAGTTGCGTTTGTCTAGCTTCAACCCCACTTTCGGCAGTTTTAGTCAAACGGTCGAAGATAATTTAGATGGGAGTACGCCTACACAGGCGCTGGGTGATGAGGGTGAAAACGAGACGGTAACCGAAGTAATACTTTACATCCCTTATTTGACGCAGAGCGATGCCCAAAGGGATAGCGATGGCGATGGTGTCGATGATGTATTTGATACTGCCCCGGATGACCCTACGAATGACAGCGACGGAGATGGCGTAGGAAATAGTCGAGAAACGGCAAACGGTACCGACCCTTTGGATGCTTCATCTTTTGAGGTAACCGCTACCATGCCCGCGAATACCTTTCCGCAACAGTTCGATTTGGACAGTATTTATGGCAACCGGGACAATAATTTTACATTAAAGGTAGAACGTTCAACCTACTTTTTGAGGGATTTAGATCCAAATACGAGTTTCCAAGAATCACAGGAATACTTTTCCACGCAGCGATTTTCACCCTCATTTGTCTCCGACGTTCTTTTTGAAGGCGAGGTAGCGATAAGCGATGAAGAAATGTTGGTCTTCGAAGAAGAAGATCCGGACACCGAAGAATTGGAATCACTTCAAGTGGCAACTAGAATAGCCCCAGGCATAAGGGTAGCATTGGATACTGATTTTTTTCAAGAAAATTTTATTGATAAAGAGGGAAGTTCCGAGCTATTGAGTCAAGGGAATTTTACTGAATTTTTAAGAGGAATACACTTATCGGTAAATGCGGATACAGGCGAGGAGATGCTCCTTTTATTAAATCTGCAGCAGGCGAACATAACCGTAACCTATACATACAATAGGGTAGATACCAATGATACTCCTACTGATGTGAGCGATGATGAAATCATTATGGATGAGGGATCCTACGTCTTGAATTTAGTGCAAGGCCAAGGAGGCAATGCGGTAAATACTTTTATCAATGAAGCTTTTCCTCCACAGGTTCAAAATCAATTGGACAATACCGAGAATGCCTCCCGAATTTATTTAAAAGGCGGGGCTGGCTCCTATGCTGAAATACGACTATTCGATAATGACGACGACGGTTTCTCAGAGGCAATCAATCAGATAAAAGCGAACAATTGGATTGTTAACGAGGCAAATCTTGTGTTTTACGTAGATCGTACTACCCTTGATAACGCGGGTGCGGCACCTACGGGCGATGACCAACCTTCTCGAGAGCCTGAAAGACTCTATTTATATAATACTGAGACCGGTTTTCCGTTAATTAATTTTGCTACCGAGCAGAGTGTCGAAGAAAGCTTGTTCGGCACCTTTTTAAATTATGATGGTATTGTTCAGCGTAATGCGGAAGGTAAATCCGAACGGTATAGCATAAAAATCACCGATCACATCAATAACCTTGTGGTGAGGGATTCCGCTAACGTTACCCTAGGGCTTACGATGACTGGCGATGCAGGTTTTATAGGTATTGCAAATGCAATGGTCGCAGAAGGTTTGGAAAAACAGCTACCTATAATTTCAACGCTTTCTCCTGCTGGAACCGTCCTTTTTGGTAGCGGTGAAGAAGTACCGGATGAAACCAAAAAATTAAAATTGGAAATTTTCTATACAGAAGCCAATTAG
- the panD gene encoding aspartate 1-decarboxylase — protein sequence MQIEVVKSKIHRVKVTGADLDYIGSITIDEDLMDAANIIQGEKVQIVNNNNGERLETYAIPGPRKSGEITLNGAASRKVAVGDVLILITYARMDIEEAKQFKPSLVFPNEENNLLN from the coding sequence ATGCAAATTGAAGTTGTAAAATCTAAAATACACCGTGTAAAGGTTACTGGTGCCGACCTCGACTATATCGGCAGCATTACCATCGATGAAGATCTGATGGATGCCGCCAACATCATACAGGGCGAGAAAGTGCAGATCGTAAACAACAATAATGGTGAGCGTTTAGAGACCTATGCCATTCCCGGGCCTCGAAAAAGCGGTGAAATCACTTTGAACGGTGCCGCTTCGAGAAAAGTAGCCGTAGGCGATGTATTGATTCTGATTACCTATGCCCGAATGGATATCGAAGAAGCAAAGCAATTCAAGCCCTCGTTGGTATTCCCAAATGAAGAAAACAACCTATTGAATTGA
- a CDS encoding glycogen/starch synthase, whose translation MNGKKILFVSSELVPYLPENEVSLMSYETPKMVNGNGGQIRIFMPRYGNINERRHQLHEVIRLSGMNLVINDMDMPLIIKVASIPKERIQVYFIDNDEYFKRKGTFLDKEGNLFPDNDQRAIFFAKGVVETVKKLNWNPDIIHVHGWLASLLPLYLRKLYADEPLFADSKIVTSVYKKSFEGELDQDMVKKIAFDGISQESISQLAEPNYNNLLKVAVDYSDAIILASEEIPEDLQNHISNLEKPVLPYVSLQEFEEAYANFYNTEVLK comes from the coding sequence ATGAATGGTAAAAAGATATTGTTCGTATCTTCAGAATTAGTTCCCTACCTACCTGAGAATGAGGTTTCACTCATGTCTTACGAGACCCCTAAGATGGTCAACGGCAATGGAGGTCAGATACGTATTTTTATGCCGAGGTACGGCAATATTAATGAAAGACGACACCAGCTACATGAGGTCATTCGCCTATCGGGGATGAATTTGGTCATCAATGATATGGATATGCCTTTGATCATCAAAGTAGCATCGATTCCCAAAGAGCGCATTCAAGTATATTTTATAGATAACGACGAATATTTTAAGAGGAAAGGTACCTTTCTCGATAAGGAAGGAAATCTTTTTCCCGATAATGACCAACGGGCAATATTCTTTGCAAAAGGTGTCGTAGAAACGGTGAAAAAACTGAATTGGAATCCAGACATCATACATGTACATGGTTGGTTGGCATCGCTTTTGCCGCTTTATTTAAGAAAGCTGTATGCCGATGAGCCTTTATTCGCCGACAGCAAGATCGTGACTTCGGTCTACAAGAAATCGTTCGAGGGAGAACTGGATCAAGATATGGTCAAAAAAATAGCTTTTGACGGTATTTCGCAGGAGAGCATAAGTCAACTTGCCGAGCCCAACTATAATAATTTGTTAAAGGTAGCAGTAGATTATTCTGATGCGATTATTTTAGCATCGGAAGAAATTCCAGAAGATTTACAAAACCATATTTCCAACCTTGAAAAACCGGTGTTGCCGTACGTTTCTTTACAAGAGTTCGAAGAGGCCTACGCGAATTTTTATAACACGGAAGTTTTAAAATAG